The Microcystis aeruginosa NIES-843 sequence CCGAGGGTTTGATGGACACTGGCGAGGAATTGATTGACGATTTCGGGATAGACTTTAATCAGGGTAGCGAGGGATTTCCCATCACCATTATCAACAATATTAACTCGCTCGAGGTGTAAGCGTTTAGGAATTTTGATCGCTTCTTCTAGGATAGTTTCTAACTGTTGAATCAAGAAAATTGCCTCTGCTTCGCTGCCGGTATTTTGCCAGACTTCCGCGAATAATTCGTTAACCAAGGCTTCAGCTTTGGCATTTTCTTCAAAAATTGCCGCTTCTCCTCTAGCGCGGAAAGTTTCGGCTTCCTGCTGCGCTTCTGCGGGTAAAACTTGATCTGCTTGGAGACGTAATCTTTCCAATTCTGCCCTAACCTGTTGCAATTTTTCCTCAACTATAGCACGTTTTTCCTTAGCGGCAGCAATAGTTATTTCTTCTTCGGATTTAGCCTGTTGTTCCAGTTTTGCCTTTAACTTTCTCAATTCGTTTTCTTGCTCTAAAATGATAATTTGATCGCGGGTTTTAGCTACGGTTGCCTGTTCCTCACATTCCGCAACTATTTGTTCAGCTTCATTGAGTGCATTTGATTCAGCAATTTCAGCATCACGCATGACTAAAGCGATTCTTTCCCGTCCGAGGGAGTTAAGATAATCCACGTCATCGGCAACATTTTGAATTTTGAGAGTATCAATTTCTAAACCGAGTTTAAACAGGTCTTGACTGACGTTACTGGTAATACTTTCGGCAAATTTTAGACGATCTTCGTTCACTTGTTCGGGGGTCATTGTTGCGACTACACCCCGCAAGTTTCCTTCTAAAGTTTCTTTAGCTACGCGAATAATTTCTTCTCGATCTCGATCTAAAAAACGTTCGATCGCATTGCCGACTATTTCAGGTTTAGAACTAACTTTCACGTTAGCAATTGCCACTATATTCAGGGGAATATTGCCCTTAGAATAGGCATTTTTAATCTCAATTCTGATCGGGGTTGTGGTGACATCCATGCGTTTAACGGTTTCTAAAACTGGAATACGAATCGCCCGCCCCCCCGATATCACTCGATACCCCACATCCTGTCTATCTTTTGATTTGCGTTTCATCCCACTCAGAATTACCACTTCATTGGGTTTACAAATACACAAAAAAGCATTGATAAACCAAATCGCACCAATCCCCAGAAATATCAATAAAGCAATGGGAACACTATTCAATAATAAATTACCAGCACTGTTGTTATTATTGTTGTCGTATTGATTGGAATTGATTTGGATGAGATAGGAATTATTTTGACTATTCATAGTTAGTTACCCTTTGGTCTAGAAGAAATTACAAATTTCCTCTGATATACTTTTCCGCAATGACTAAAACTTTATTGTCCTGGAAATTGAGGATAAATGCTTGATCCCCGACATTAAATTGTTCTTCCCCTTCCGTTATCGCTACTATATCGATCAGACTATCCCCGACATTAACTCGCACTTTCCCCTTGCTATTTTTATCGAAGGGGATTTGAACAACTCCGATTAAACCGATGAGAGAGTGATGATCGACGATACTATTTACCTGTTGGTTGCAGCGTCTTAACTTAACTAAAATTAGGAGTAGAATGGCCAAACCAATACCTACCCCTAAAGAAATTAAAACGATTGTGAGCAGTTGAGCATTCATAGTTTAGTTATTTACCGTTATAGTTGCCCCCAATCTAATTACTGTTAACTAATTCGAGACTTCGGCCATTTCAATCACGCGATCAGCATTATCTTTGACCAAAAAATTTAAAGGTTTATTGCGACGAACTTTATACTTTAAGCGTCGTGATTCCACCCGCATCAGAATTTGTTCTAAACAATCGTGATCAAAACAAACGTGACGATGACGATCCTTATAACCCGCGGTTGCTCCAGCAACGATGTGCAGTTGGGTATTTTTCTTTAACTGATACCATAAACCCTGGGGTTGATCTCCCAAAGAAGTATGAGCAGTAGTCACAGCCGGATTACTAGACATATAAAATGGGTCAATCATATTATTGCCCATCGTCTGCTCATAATTGTAATAGTAATGGAGGGGAACATCGGCCGTGGGTAAATTTAA is a genomic window containing:
- a CDS encoding flotillin family protein is translated as MNSQNNSYLIQINSNQYDNNNNNSAGNLLLNSVPIALLIFLGIGAIWFINAFLCICKPNEVVILSGMKRKSKDRQDVGYRVISGGRAIRIPVLETVKRMDVTTTPIRIEIKNAYSKGNIPLNIVAIANVKVSSKPEIVGNAIERFLDRDREEIIRVAKETLEGNLRGVVATMTPEQVNEDRLKFAESITSNVSQDLFKLGLEIDTLKIQNVADDVDYLNSLGRERIALVMRDAEIAESNALNEAEQIVAECEEQATVAKTRDQIIILEQENELRKLKAKLEQQAKSEEEITIAAAKEKRAIVEEKLQQVRAELERLRLQADQVLPAEAQQEAETFRARGEAAIFEENAKAEALVNELFAEVWQNTGSEAEAIFLIQQLETILEEAIKIPKRLHLERVNIVDNGDGKSLATLIKVYPEIVNQFLASVHQTLGIDVVGTLTNKIEK